Genomic segment of Sodalis-like secondary symbiont of Drepanosiphum platanoidis:
AATTTATAAATTCTTTTAGAAAAAAGTCCATTTAAAGAATTAATTGATGCTTTAGCTGCTTGGATTGAATTTGATTCAATAAGACCAGAAATAGCCTCTGCTTGAATTAAATCAATTTTATTATTTAAAAAAGATCTAAGAGAAAATTCTCCAGGATTAGCAATTCTTGTATTAGATATTTTTAAAATTTGTTTTAATAAAATATTTAATACTATTATTCCTCCATGACAATGAAATTCTAAAATATCTTCTCCAGTAAATGAATTAGGACGTGGAAAAAATAATACTATACCTTTATCTATAACTTGTTTTTTTTTTTTAAAAAAAGTTAAATATTCTGCATATCTAGGTTTAGGTATTTTTCCTAAAATAAACAAAGATATTTTTTTTACTTTATTTCCAGATATACGAATAATTCCTACTCCTCCTTTACCAATAGGAGTAGCTATAGCTACTATAGTTTTATTACTATACATAAGTAATGTTTCTTTTTTTAAGAAATTAAAAAATATTTAAATTTATTTTAAATAAATTTAAATATTTTTTATATGAATTTATTTTTTCCAAAAATTTAAACCTTTTTTATCAAGATTTTTATAAATTATATATTGTTGTATAATTGTTATTAAATTACTTACTATATAATATAACACTAATCCTGATGGAAACCAAAGAAAGAAAAAAATAAAAATTATTGGAGTAAACATCATAATTTTTTTTTGTGATTGATCAGAAGATGTAGAAGGAGAAATTTTTTGAATAAAAAACATGGTTAAACCCATAAAAATTGGTAAAATATATAAAGGATCTTTATCTGATAAATCATATATCCATAAATAAAAAGGTGAATGTCTCAATTCTATAGAACTAGAAAGAACATAATATAATGATAAAAAAATAGGCATTTGAATAATTAAAGGAAAACAACCTCCAAGAGGATTAACTTTTTCTTTTTTATATAACATAATTATTTCTTGACTTTGTTTTTGTTTATCATTTTTAAATTTTTCTCGTATAAATAATAATTTTGGATGTAAAATTTTTATTTTTGCCATAGATATGTATTGAGATTTAGTTAAAGGATACATAATAATTCGTATAATTAGAGTAATTAATATTATTGATAAACCCCAATTATTAACATAATAATTAATAAATTTTAATAATTTAAATATTGGTTGAGAAATAAACCATAACCATCCATAATCAACAGTTAAATCTAAATAAGGAGCTGTTTCTTTCATTTTTTCCTGTATTTCTGGTCCAACCCAAAGCTTAGATATAAATTTATAAGAAGATTTTGGAGGTATAATTATAGTTGAAGATCTAAATCCAATAGATACATAATTTTTATTATAATATTTACTATAAAAAGTATTAGTACCACTATTTAATGGTATCCATGCTGTAGCAAAATATTGTTGCAACATAGCAATCCATCCATTATTTGTTTTAATTTTTAAATTATTATTTTTTATATTATCAAAACTATATTTTTGATATTTATTTAAATCTGTAGAATAAGCAGCACCTCTATATGTATGTAATGAAAATTTATTTAATTTTTTATTATTTTTTATAGGTAAATTATAAGATTGAATAAGTTTTCCAAAAAATTTTACATTTATTGAATTTTTACTTTTATTATTAATATAATGATTTACTTGAATTGCAAAGTCATTTTTTTTAAATAAAAAAACTTTTTTATAAATTATTCCATCAGGAGATATATATTTAATTGGTACTAATAAATTATTTTTTTTCTTATTAAGAACATAATTTTTTTTTTCAGAATGATATAATTTAGATTTATTATTAATTTTTTTATTACTAATATCTTTTATTTCACTATTAGCTTTATATACAAAATTTTTATTACATTTTAATAAATGTATAGGTTTTAATGATTCAATTTTATCTTTATAATTTAATAAAAAAACATCTCTAATATTTCCACCATTCATATCTATTAATACAGATAAAACATCAGTTTTTACTTTAATAAAATTATTTATTTTATTT
This window contains:
- the yidC gene encoding membrane protein insertase YidC codes for the protein MTDSQRNIIFITILFIFLLIWQSFELNNIKKNKINESKLYNLSNNFKKKINKINNFIKVKTDVLSVLIDMNGGNIRDVFLLNYKDKIESLKPIHLLKCNKNFVYKANSEIKDISNKKINNKSKLYHSEKKNYVLNKKKNNLLVPIKYISPDGIIYKKVFLFKKNDFAIQVNHYINNKSKNSINVKFFGKLIQSYNLPIKNNKKLNKFSLHTYRGAAYSTDLNKYQKYSFDNIKNNNLKIKTNNGWIAMLQQYFATAWIPLNSGTNTFYSKYYNKNYVSIGFRSSTIIIPPKSSYKFISKLWVGPEIQEKMKETAPYLDLTVDYGWLWFISQPIFKLLKFINYYVNNWGLSIILITLIIRIIMYPLTKSQYISMAKIKILHPKLLFIREKFKNDKQKQSQEIIMLYKKEKVNPLGGCFPLIIQMPIFLSLYYVLSSSIELRHSPFYLWIYDLSDKDPLYILPIFMGLTMFFIQKISPSTSSDQSQKKIMMFTPIIFIFFFLWFPSGLVLYYIVSNLITIIQQYIIYKNLDKKGLNFWKK